From one Gemmobacter sp. genomic stretch:
- a CDS encoding TetR/AcrR family transcriptional regulator yields the protein MATVLDLADRIGPDRVTTGAVASQIGVTQAALFRHFPTKAALWQAVAEHVAEGLATAWEDALRLGDTPVVRLRALISAQFAQIDATPALPMLLFSRELNVTNAELRATFHGRLTTFHGLLAMEVRAGQKTGALRGDIAANDAAALLTSLVQGVAIRWALGARDFDLRAEGLRLFDAQCRLLAAEGE from the coding sequence GTGGCCACCGTGCTCGACCTGGCCGACCGGATCGGACCGGACCGGGTGACGACGGGGGCGGTCGCGTCGCAGATCGGCGTCACGCAGGCCGCGCTGTTCCGGCACTTCCCGACCAAGGCGGCACTCTGGCAGGCCGTTGCCGAGCATGTGGCCGAGGGGCTGGCAACGGCGTGGGAGGATGCATTGCGCCTCGGAGACACGCCGGTCGTCAGGTTGCGTGCACTGATTTCCGCACAATTCGCGCAGATCGACGCGACCCCCGCGCTGCCGATGCTGCTGTTTTCGCGTGAGTTGAATGTCACCAATGCGGAGCTGCGCGCCACCTTTCACGGCAGGCTCACGACCTTCCACGGCCTTCTGGCGATGGAGGTCAGAGCCGGCCAGAAAACCGGCGCGTTGCGCGGCGACATCGCCGCAAACGATGCGGCGGCGCTGCTGACGTCGCTCGTGCAGGGCGTGGCGATCCGCTGGGCGCTCGGCGCCCGCGATTTCGACTTGCGAGCCGAGGGGCTGCGCCTGTTCGACGCACAGTGCCGGCTTTTGGCTGCGGAAGGAGAATAG